The genomic interval TGATTAACTTGGCCTTTCACTTGATGTTTAAATAACCCTGACCCAAACAAACAAGTGAATTAGAACAACAGAACAGCATAAAATAATGGAAGCAgagatgggaaagaaaaaaaggctggCCAAGAGCAAACAAAAGGGTTTCATAGAGTTGATGATGTGTGGGaatgtttatgtgatgaatgatAATTTTGTCTTACCATTGGGTTACTCAGTTTTTAGGTCAGGCTTTAAGTATATTGCCAGCCCAAAACAATCTTTTGAATCCCCTTTTAACTGGGGCAGGTAGGTTACAATAAACAtggagcagaaggaaggaagaattatGATCAGTGTGGTTCAAAAGGAAGAAACctgatatattttaaagcaatgcTTATATTACATCtgttcattttattctatttccctGCAGgtttacatgtttatttggctTCTTGGCTACTGATTAGAGGACACAAAATGAATAACTCAACAAATTCCTCTAACAATGGTCTGGCTCTGGCCAGTCCTTATAAGACATTTGAAGTAGTGTTTATTGTCCTTGTGGCTGGATCCCTCAGTTTGGTGACCATTATTGGGAACATACTGGTTATGGTCTCCATCAAAGTCAACCGCCACCTCCAGACCGTCAACAATTACTTTTTGTTCAGCTTGGCCTGCGCTGACCTCATCATTGGTGTTTTCTCCATGAACTTATATACCCTCTACACTGTGATTGGCTATTGGCCTTTGGGACCTGTGGTGTGTGACCTTTGGCTAGCCCTGGACTATGTAGTCAGCAATGCCTCGGTGATGAATCTGCTCATTATCAGCTTTGACAGGTACTTCTGTGTCACAAAACCACTCACCTACCCTGTCAAGCGGACCACAAAAATGGCAGGTATGATGATAGCCGCTGCCTGGGTCCTCTCCTTCATCCTCTGGGCCCCAGCCATCCTTTTCTGGCAGTTCATTGTAGGAGTGAGGACTGTGAAGGATGGAGAATGCTACATCCAGTTTTTTTCCAACGCTGCCGTCACCTTTGGTACCGCCATTGCAGCCTTCTACTTGCCAGTGATCATCATGACCGTGTTATACTGGCACATATCCCGGGCCAGCAAGAGTAGGATCAAGAAGGACAAGAAGGAGCCAGTGGCCAACCAAGATCCCGTGTCTCCAAGTCTGGTCCAAGGACGTATAGTGAagccaaacaacaacaacacacccGGCAGTGACGATGGCCTGGAGCACAACAAAATCCAGAATGGCAAAGCCCTCAGAGAGGCCGTGACTGAGAACTGCATccaaggggaggagaaagaaagttcCAATGATTCCACCTCAGTCAGTGCTGTGGCCTCGAATATGAGAGATGATGAAATAACCCAGGATGAAAACACAGTTTCCACTTCCCTGGGCCATTCCAAAGATGAAAACTCTAAGCAAATGGGCATCCGAGGTGTCACTAAGACCCAGAGAGGTGACTCATGTACCCCGACTAATACCACTGTAGAGCTCGTTGGTTCTCCAGGTCAGAATGGAGATGAAAAACAGAACATTGTAGCTCGCAAGATTGTGAAGATGACAAAGCAACCTGCCAAAAAGAAGCCTCCTCCTTCCCGGGAAAAGAAAGTGACCAGGACAATCTTGGCTATTCTGTTGGCTTTCATCATCACGTGGGCCCCATACAATGTCATGGTGCTTATTAACACCTTCTGTGCACCCTGCATCCCCAACACAGTGTGGACCATTGGTTACTGGCTTTGTTACATCAACAGCACTATCAACCCTGCCTGCTATGCACTGTGCAATGCCACCTTCAAGAAGACCTTTAAACACCTTCTTATGTGTCATTATAAGAACATAGGCGCGACAAGGTAAAATATCTTTGGGACGAAGGAAGGTGGTCAATGGGAGcttgggaagaagaagagaggtaaAAGAGCTAGCTTTGAAATCTCTGCCATTGCACTTTATAGTCTTATGTTGGACGTGCAATTAAGGAGCCCAATAGTGACACTCTTGTGCCTATGCTCCAGTCTGAGAAACTCGCACCTTATAAACCCTTTCAGTGTAGCAGCAATGAGACCATGAATGTGACATGATGGAACTATGGATTTAAGGAACAATCTGTGTTTTCTCAGGCTCTTGAAGAAGGGCTTCTGAATCTACAATTTTATCAGTCTCTGCACAAGAAGAATAATAACCTCactccttttttgttgttgttgttcccatATGTGTCTATATAAGGATGAAAGGCCACCAGTTACAAGTTAACATGGAGACTTGAACATAATGAAATGGACATTATACAATGgggaagtaaagaaagaaaatccaaaaaaaaaagtgtataaaaGATCTTCAGAATGCTAAGCAAATATGATTCTTTTGTTATGGTTTTACTTGGAGGATTGCAAtgtaataaatgcttttttttaaccttttctttttcccaccatcaaaagaaagcaaacaaacaaaaacaaaaacaaaaaaaaactcaattagaccacatcattatttttctcattatggCATTCGTTGTTTTACTCCTCTACACTGTGTAAAGGCAAGGTATAGAGGACTTTCACTAAATCTAACCAGAGACAGCATGAAAAGGGGCATTTCACCCCTGCCCACTGTGTCCTTTGCCTTCTGTGGGGGTATGAAAAGCCTGTAAGGATGTCATTCACTTCTGATCCCTTATGGGAAATGCTTTCATCAATCTGGTTTTCTCCCAAACTTGCCTCTTATTTTAATAGCATAGCCTCCCCAGTATGTAAACATGCTTGAGAagccaaagtgatttttttttttaattgaggtttcAGCGGGTTAAATAATGGTTGTTCCAGTTGGAGAAAGTTTACTGAGGCCAGACAAATTTGGAGATAAGAAAATAGAAGGTCCAAAGGGCATTCCGTTTCAACCTGAATCTGCCTGACCCACGTATGAAATGCTAACTTGTAAAGCATGAACTTCTGGCCTTTGTCAGCAGGAAGACGATGCTACTTTCTTCATTTAGAATTCTGAATAGGATTAACGTACTCACGTGGCACCAGTGACTTCTGGGTCCGTCTGAAGAGATTATGACCTTCTCCTCAATGCATTCCGAAAGCCAATATTCAGTTCGTAGTCAAATGAGGCTGTTTATAACCATTCTATTACCcaattgagaaaaaaaagggTAATTCAAAAACATTTGCTGAAACCACACGTTCCATCATTTGCAAATTGTCAGTTCTCCCTACATTTTTTTAACTCCAAATTTCTATCAATAGAACTATAGTCATCTCTGTGATGGATGTGTCATAGATAACATAAACAGAGGCCAGGTGAGCTTAGTAGCATCTGAAAGAATGTAGGTGGCTATCCCTGTGTCATTTCTCATATTTCTCTAATTCTAGACCATAAAAAAATCATGTCTGGAACTACTGTCCAACATGAATGGACTTTCAAGAATCTTGTCCATGTAGAGACTTTTAATTTTACacctcaaataaatataattctatCATTCATATTTAActagttatttttattccttgtgGGGTTTACTCTATTTGTTGTATGTAGTCCTCCAATCAGATTTTCTAAAGATGACCCCATCGatagaaataaaagttatacTAGCCTtttcaaatttcatatttttccttttagactTACAGACTTTATCTTTATATGGGTCACATGATGAACTTGTCAGTATTAGACCTtagtgctttattatttttttaaatttattattattatttttgtatttttccaaagtgagaagcagggggagttagtccgacagactcccgcatgcgaccgaccgaccgggatccacccggcatgccttcAGGGGGTGGTGCTccacccctctggggcattgctccactgcaatcggagccattctagcacctgaggaggaggccatggagccatcctcagcacgcccaggctaactttgctccaatggagccttggctgtagaagaggaagagagagatagagagaaaggagagggggaagggtggagaagcagatgggtgcttctccggtgtatcctggctgggaatcaaacctgggacttccacacgcccgggccaatgttctaccgctgagccaactgtagACCTTAGCACTTTAATTAGTTATTTTGTGTGACTGGCCCCACTGATGGCATCTCAACAATTTTGAGAGTTAAACAAAAGCACAAtgtaaacaacaaaaagaatagtCAGGAGGAAGCGAATTGCCAATAATATTTGTACTTAACTTAccctttataaaaacaactttctGCTTGAATAACTTCAGTCCTTTCTCCCCCCAAATCTTCCAGTGTGAACATACAGCACTAATTCAAACAGATTCCTTTACACTACAATTGCATCAATGtaaacttttgtattttaaattcatttttatttttattttatttcttcaaaccGACAAATAAATTGAATGGAAGGGACATCAAGCCAATGGAGTGTTTGGTTCCCTGTAAACAACAGTTGACTGGGTGAATATTTCACGTATTAACTTGTAGTATTATGATGTAGATTCAGCTTTAGTCAAGAGAACTGTTTGGATTCAAGGATTGTGGATTCCAGATGGATTCTGAATTTGGGTCTCTTGTACGTAACCATCCAACTCATTCTGAGTCAAACTGTCTGTTACTCTCCATCACCACTACATCCTTccctttgttccttttatttcttatcttcgcCATGGCCATCACAACCCTATTGAAAGAAAAGCCAGCAAGGATTAAAGAAAGGATTTGTGAAGAAAAATGGCTTTGTCAACTGGaatcaagaaaatggaaataatactgCAAATGGTAGATGATTAGAAAGATGTGGAGACTGTATTCAAAGTTTTGCATTAAGTACTGCTGGATTTTATTACTTCAGTGGCTCTCAACCAGGGATGATTTTGTTGCCCCAGGGAACATTTAACAATGTGTAGAGGCAtttctggttgtcacaactgAGGTGGGGAGGGAAGACTGTTGTTATCTAGTGGATAGAGGCTAGGGATGCTATTAAACAGCTCACAATGCCCAGGATagcccagccctgaccctgaCTAAAATTTATTTGGCTCAAAATGTTACAGTGCAGAAGTTGAGAAACCCTGGTCTATTTCAAGGCAGTCTAGAGCTTGCTTTTTATAAGTGGGAAACAAATCCTATATCACTACTAGAACACCAATGCAAATTACTCACCTATTTGAAAAAGGTAGCGCTCGCCAATCGAGAATCAGACACACATCATCCATTGTGTCTGATGTATTTGTAATTCATAGATTGGGAACACAGGTCACATATACATATCCAGAACCAACAGCTCAGGCACATAGTGCATTGTTTCCAACAACTCAATGTTCGATTATCATTGTCACAGAGTCCAGTCAATTGAGGTTTTAGTAGTTGGCCATTACAATGGTTGCATTGATGTAATCAGTTTCCATTGAAGCTGACCTTTGTCCTTTCAAAAACATGAAGAGCCTCTTTCAGAAATAGTATGTGTCATCTCCTTTGTTTTCACTGGAAAGGTGACTATCAAGAATTTCTTCTCTTCTCATAGCAATAATGTAAATATCACAGAGTGGTCTTATAAGAAGAGGCAATGAAATATGTGAAAAAGCCTGGTCagttcttgaaaaaataaatggttgCCTTTGCACCAGTTCATCAAGAATTTAATGGCAGATCCCAAGTGTTAGGACAACATATAATAAGTCATTTTACATTTGTCCAgccccatagaatgtacaacaccaagaatgaaccctAATGTCATCTATGGATGTTGGGTGAAAAAAAATGATGCGTCCATGTAGAGCCATTCATTATAACAAACGTACCACTCTGATGCAGGGTGTTGACAGGAGTGGGAGGCAGGCTATGCTTGTGTGGGGATCGGGGGATAAACTCTCTGTATTTtttgctcaattttgctgtgaacctaaaactgctctaaacaataaagtctttaaaaaaaaaagtaaaattcaaaaaCTAATAAGAATAAGTCATGTGAGATAAGCTTTTCAGTGAGGAGGTGGAAGCCAGAGGTCCCACATACTCCTACCGTTTGTCTAGTCACTGCTTATTTGATCTTGAAGATTTGAGATGAGAGTTCAAACTGATGATCACATACACATAGAGATGCaatctgcttttttttctcccacttcaTTCATTGACAGTTGCCTTTTTCCCAGTTTGATGATACCCCTTTTAACAACCAGAGCCCTGGTGTTGCAAATAGATTAGGAAAGCATCCAAAGCTGGATGAATTGTGCAAAGTGTATTTTCAGCATGTATATACAATCCCATGCCTCCCCAGTATGCTTCTCTCCAAAGGGTGCACGCTGCAGCATGAACTGTGTGCGTATTTAATGTATCTTCCTGGACTATGCTGTatgcttaatatatatacatat from Saccopteryx leptura isolate mSacLep1 chromosome 2, mSacLep1_pri_phased_curated, whole genome shotgun sequence carries:
- the CHRM2 gene encoding muscarinic acetylcholine receptor M2, translated to MNNSTNSSNNGLALASPYKTFEVVFIVLVAGSLSLVTIIGNILVMVSIKVNRHLQTVNNYFLFSLACADLIIGVFSMNLYTLYTVIGYWPLGPVVCDLWLALDYVVSNASVMNLLIISFDRYFCVTKPLTYPVKRTTKMAGMMIAAAWVLSFILWAPAILFWQFIVGVRTVKDGECYIQFFSNAAVTFGTAIAAFYLPVIIMTVLYWHISRASKSRIKKDKKEPVANQDPVSPSLVQGRIVKPNNNNTPGSDDGLEHNKIQNGKALREAVTENCIQGEEKESSNDSTSVSAVASNMRDDEITQDENTVSTSLGHSKDENSKQMGIRGVTKTQRGDSCTPTNTTVELVGSPGQNGDEKQNIVARKIVKMTKQPAKKKPPPSREKKVTRTILAILLAFIITWAPYNVMVLINTFCAPCIPNTVWTIGYWLCYINSTINPACYALCNATFKKTFKHLLMCHYKNIGATR